In a genomic window of Gloeocapsopsis dulcis:
- the gltX gene encoding glutamate--tRNA ligase, which translates to MTVRVRIAPSPTGKLHIGTARTAVFNWLFARHHDGKFILRIEDTDTERSREEYTQNILDGLTWLGLNWDEGPIFQSHRLDVYRQRVQDLLDKKLAYYCYCSEAELDTMREAQKARNEAPRYDNRHRNLTPEQQATFAAEGRRPVIRFKIEDDREIVWNDMVRGHMSWRGSDLGGDMVIARAADRGGIGQPLYNFAVVVDDVDMQITHVIRGEDHIANTAKQILLYEAFGATVPKFAHTPLILNMEGRKLSKRDGVTSIFDFKEMGFVAEAMVNYMTLLGWSPPDSTQEFFTLEEAAQQFSFERVNKAGAKFDWAKLDWINSQYLHSMPVEKLTDLLIPYWQAAGYEFDSISDRAWLEKIASVIGASLTRLKDAVDMSWLFFTHSLTYSEDATHQLQQEGSKAVLEGVLSALNNGTELTEASSQDIIKQVIKAKNVKKGLVMRSLRAALTGDMQGPDLIQSWVILHQRQFDKPRLEQAIATAN; encoded by the coding sequence ATGACTGTTAGAGTTCGGATCGCCCCTAGTCCTACAGGGAAGCTACACATTGGAACCGCAAGAACTGCGGTATTTAACTGGTTATTTGCCCGTCATCATGATGGTAAATTTATTCTACGGATCGAAGATACTGATACCGAGCGATCGCGTGAAGAGTACACGCAAAATATCCTTGACGGTTTAACGTGGTTAGGGCTGAATTGGGATGAAGGACCAATCTTTCAGTCACATCGTTTGGATGTATATCGCCAAAGAGTGCAAGATTTACTCGATAAAAAATTAGCTTACTACTGCTACTGTTCTGAAGCAGAATTAGACACGATGCGCGAAGCCCAAAAAGCACGAAACGAAGCGCCGCGTTATGATAATCGCCATCGCAATTTAACACCCGAACAACAAGCTACATTTGCTGCTGAAGGTCGCCGTCCGGTTATTCGTTTTAAGATTGAAGACGATCGCGAAATCGTGTGGAATGACATGGTGCGCGGACACATGAGTTGGCGCGGTAGCGATCTGGGTGGTGATATGGTCATTGCCCGTGCAGCGGACAGGGGAGGAATTGGTCAACCATTGTATAACTTTGCTGTAGTGGTTGATGACGTGGATATGCAAATTACCCACGTGATTCGCGGGGAAGATCATATTGCCAATACTGCTAAGCAAATTCTACTGTATGAAGCTTTTGGGGCAACTGTACCAAAATTTGCCCATACACCCCTAATTTTGAATATGGAGGGGCGCAAGCTTTCTAAACGCGACGGAGTTACTTCTATTTTTGACTTTAAAGAAATGGGCTTTGTCGCCGAGGCAATGGTAAATTATATGACGTTGCTGGGTTGGTCGCCGCCTGATTCAACACAGGAATTTTTTACCTTAGAAGAAGCAGCACAGCAATTCAGTTTTGAACGAGTCAATAAAGCTGGGGCAAAATTCGATTGGGCAAAGTTAGATTGGATTAATAGTCAGTATCTTCACTCTATGCCTGTGGAGAAACTTACAGATTTGTTGATACCATATTGGCAAGCCGCAGGATATGAATTTGACTCTATAAGCGATCGCGCGTGGTTAGAAAAGATCGCAAGTGTCATTGGTGCAAGCTTAACTCGCCTTAAAGATGCGGTAGATATGAGTTGGCTATTCTTTACTCACTCGTTAACCTACAGCGAAGATGCAACGCATCAATTGCAGCAAGAAGGTTCAAAAGCAGTTCTTGAAGGTGTTCTATCCGCACTTAACAACGGTACTGAACTAACCGAAGCGAGTAGTCAGGATATCATTAAACAGGTGATCAAAGCGAAAAACGTCAAGAAAGGATTGGTAATGCGATCGCTGCGCGCAGCATTAACCGGAGATATGCAAGGCCCTGACTTAATTCAATCTTGGGTGATTTTACATCAACGTCAGTTCGATAAACCGCGATTAGAACAGGCGATCGCAACTGCTAACTAA
- a CDS encoding GNAT family N-acetyltransferase yields MRIVCLHDKNEIEVLLRQNTFLHLYSIGDLDDFFWQHTTWYGLQENTLKQVVLLYTGSSLPVLLGLTAEPILMAHLLRSIIHLLPRQFYAHLSGDLAQVFAGDYQIQSHGLHHKMALTNSQLLADFDTSEVVQLTVENADEIEDLYRLSYPENWFDSRMLETGYYYGIRRGNNLVSIAGVHVYSPQYKVTALGNITTHPQFRGQGLSKSVTARLCQELLKTVSYVGLNVKADNAIAIACYEKLGFKRIGTYEEYLLNL; encoded by the coding sequence GTGAGAATAGTTTGTTTACACGATAAAAATGAAATTGAAGTGCTGCTACGTCAAAATACGTTTCTCCATCTCTATAGTATTGGAGATTTAGATGATTTTTTCTGGCAACACACAACTTGGTACGGCTTGCAGGAAAATACGCTTAAACAAGTTGTTTTGCTATATACAGGTTCTTCTTTGCCTGTCCTTCTGGGTTTGACAGCAGAACCAATTTTAATGGCACATCTACTGCGGTCAATTATACATCTTCTCCCAAGACAATTTTATGCTCATCTTAGTGGAGACTTAGCTCAAGTATTTGCTGGAGATTACCAAATACAATCCCACGGCTTGCATCACAAAATGGCTTTGACTAATTCTCAGCTTTTAGCTGATTTTGATACATCTGAAGTCGTTCAACTTACAGTAGAGAATGCAGACGAAATAGAAGACTTATATCGTCTGAGTTATCCAGAGAACTGGTTTGACTCACGGATGCTAGAAACTGGATATTATTATGGCATTCGACGCGGAAATAACCTCGTTAGTATTGCTGGAGTACACGTATATTCTCCACAGTACAAAGTCACAGCGTTGGGTAACATCACAACACATCCACAATTTCGCGGGCAAGGGTTGAGTAAAAGTGTTACGGCAAGGTTATGCCAAGAACTTTTAAAAACAGTGAGTTATGTAGGTTTAAATGTGAAAGCAGATAACGCGATCGCGATCGCGTGTTACGAAAAACTTGGTTTTAAGCGCATAGGAACTTACGAAGAGTATCTGCTAAATTTATAA
- a CDS encoding UbiD family decarboxylase — protein sequence MARDLRGFIKLLEERGQLQRITAKVDPDLEIAEISNRMLQQGGPGLLFENVKGAAYPVAVNLMGTVERICWAMNMETPQELETLGKKLGMLQQPKPPKKIGQAVEFGKLLFDVVKAKPGRDFFPACQQVVFQGDDLDLNTLPLIRPYPGDAGKIITLGLVITKDCETGTPNVGVYRLQLQSKNTMTVHWLSVRGGARHLRKAAERGQKLEIAIALGVDPLIIMAAATPIPVDLSEWLFAGLYGGSGVQLAKCKTVDLEVPAASEFVLEGTITPGEVLPDGPFGDHMGYYGGVEDSPLIRFQCMTHRKDPVYLTTFSGRPPKEEAMMAIALNRIYTPILRQQVSEIVDFFLPMEALSYKAAIISIDKAYPGQARRAALAFWSALPQFTYTKFVIVVDKDINIRDPRQVVWAISSKVDPTRDVFILPNTPFDSLDFASEKIGLGGRMGIDATTKIPPETEHEWGEVLESDPDIAAMVERRWAEYGLDDLNLQEVDPNLFGYDMH from the coding sequence ATGGCACGAGACTTACGCGGATTCATCAAACTCCTAGAAGAACGAGGACAACTACAACGCATCACAGCCAAAGTTGATCCAGACTTAGAAATTGCCGAAATTTCTAATCGAATGTTACAGCAAGGAGGACCTGGCTTACTTTTTGAAAACGTCAAAGGTGCAGCCTATCCCGTCGCAGTCAATCTCATGGGAACTGTAGAACGCATCTGCTGGGCAATGAACATGGAAACCCCCCAAGAACTAGAAACCTTGGGAAAAAAACTCGGTATGCTACAACAGCCCAAACCCCCAAAAAAGATTGGACAAGCAGTAGAATTCGGTAAATTATTATTTGATGTCGTTAAAGCAAAACCAGGGCGCGATTTTTTTCCGGCGTGTCAGCAAGTTGTGTTTCAAGGCGACGACTTAGATTTAAATACACTACCCTTGATTCGTCCTTATCCAGGTGATGCGGGTAAGATTATCACGCTAGGGCTTGTGATTACCAAAGATTGTGAAACGGGGACTCCTAATGTTGGAGTTTATCGCCTGCAATTGCAATCAAAAAATACCATGACAGTCCACTGGTTATCAGTACGCGGTGGGGCAAGACATTTACGTAAAGCCGCCGAACGTGGGCAGAAATTAGAAATTGCGATCGCTCTCGGTGTCGATCCTCTGATTATTATGGCAGCCGCGACACCCATTCCTGTCGATTTATCTGAATGGCTATTTGCAGGGCTTTACGGCGGTTCGGGAGTACAGCTAGCCAAGTGTAAAACTGTTGATTTAGAAGTCCCAGCCGCCTCAGAATTCGTCTTAGAAGGCACAATTACACCAGGGGAAGTTTTACCTGATGGACCTTTTGGCGATCATATGGGTTACTACGGTGGTGTGGAAGATTCACCCCTGATTCGCTTCCAGTGCATGACACATCGTAAAGATCCAGTTTATTTAACAACATTTAGCGGTCGTCCGCCGAAAGAAGAAGCAATGATGGCGATCGCACTCAACCGCATTTATACCCCAATTCTGCGTCAGCAAGTTTCTGAGATTGTTGATTTCTTCTTACCAATGGAAGCCTTGAGTTATAAAGCAGCAATTATTTCTATTGATAAAGCATATCCTGGACAAGCAAGAAGGGCAGCATTAGCATTTTGGAGTGCATTACCACAATTTACTTATACTAAGTTTGTGATTGTCGTCGATAAAGATATTAATATCCGAGATCCGCGTCAAGTTGTCTGGGCAATTAGTTCTAAAGTTGACCCGACTAGAGATGTATTTATTTTGCCGAATACGCCATTTGATTCTTTAGATTTTGCCAGTGAGAAAATTGGTTTAGGTGGGCGCATGGGAATTGATGCAACGACGAAAATTCCACCAGAAACTGAACACGAGTGGGGTGAAGTATTAGAGTCCGATCCTGATATTGCAGCGATGGTAGAAAGACGCTGGGCGGAATATGGTTTAGACGATCTTAATCTTCAAGAGGTTGACCCAAATTTGTTTGGGTACGATATGCATTAA
- a CDS encoding DUF72 domain-containing protein codes for MGKLQIGTSGWVYKHWMGIFYPPHCKSDQQLSFYDQHFTTVEINFSFYKLPERSVFESWREQTPERFVFAVKASRYLTHMKKLKDPTEPLLRLMERASGLQEKLGPILFQFPHTWQINIERLQPFLELLQTYPQQRFTFEFRHPSWLTPQVYKLLERAGVALCLPVSPTVPLDVCLTTSWTYIRMHSGQSSIGYSDRELTFWAERIRSWLAQGFDVYVYFNNDPDGHAIRDAQRLHILMQS; via the coding sequence ATGGGTAAGCTACAAATTGGTACGAGTGGTTGGGTTTACAAGCATTGGATGGGCATTTTCTATCCACCACATTGCAAGAGCGATCAGCAACTATCATTTTATGACCAGCATTTTACAACTGTAGAAATTAACTTTTCTTTCTATAAATTACCAGAACGGTCGGTTTTTGAAAGTTGGCGCGAACAAACTCCAGAAAGGTTTGTTTTCGCCGTCAAAGCTAGCCGCTATCTCACCCACATGAAGAAACTAAAAGATCCGACTGAGCCACTATTGCGCTTGATGGAACGTGCATCAGGATTGCAAGAAAAGCTTGGTCCTATTTTATTTCAGTTTCCTCATACTTGGCAGATTAATATTGAGCGTCTTCAACCTTTTTTGGAATTACTGCAAACGTATCCGCAACAACGATTTACATTTGAATTCCGTCATCCAAGCTGGCTGACTCCACAAGTTTACAAACTACTAGAACGTGCAGGGGTAGCCCTTTGCCTACCTGTAAGCCCAACAGTTCCCCTTGATGTGTGTTTGACTACCTCTTGGACTTATATCCGCATGCACAGTGGGCAATCGAGCATTGGCTACAGCGATCGCGAGCTAACTTTCTGGGCTGAACGTATCCGTTCTTGGCTCGCACAGGGCTTTGACGTGTATGTGTATTTTAACAATGACCCCGATGGTCATGCTATTCGTGATGCTCAGCGATTACATATTTTAATGCAGTCTTAG
- a CDS encoding NUDIX hydrolase: MAQKNGHWTIKETKEKYHNSFINVREDQVLQPDGQPGMYATVKMKSGVAVLPIDSDRNVYLVRQFRYALGQESIEVVCGAVEKDEPHQKAAERELEEEIGIKASELINLGVVDLDTSIVSCSMQLFLAKQLIKTEANQEGTETIKTLHLPLEKAMQMVMDSTITHAASCVLILKACQGNINH, translated from the coding sequence ATGGCACAAAAAAATGGTCATTGGACAATAAAAGAAACCAAAGAGAAGTACCACAATTCTTTTATTAATGTTCGTGAAGACCAAGTTTTGCAACCTGACGGGCAACCTGGGATGTATGCCACCGTCAAAATGAAATCAGGTGTTGCTGTTTTACCGATAGATAGCGATCGCAATGTATATTTAGTTAGGCAATTTCGTTATGCTCTAGGTCAAGAAAGCATCGAGGTTGTATGTGGTGCAGTTGAGAAAGATGAACCTCATCAAAAAGCAGCAGAACGTGAACTAGAAGAAGAAATTGGCATCAAAGCGTCGGAATTAATTAATTTAGGTGTAGTTGATTTAGATACATCGATTGTTAGTTGTTCGATGCAGTTGTTTTTGGCGAAACAGCTCATAAAAACAGAAGCAAATCAAGAAGGCACGGAAACAATAAAAACACTTCATCTTCCTTTAGAGAAAGCTATGCAAATGGTCATGGATAGCACAATCACACATGCAGCAAGCTGCGTGCTAATTCTCAAAGCGTGTCAAGGAAATATCAATCACTAA
- a CDS encoding hemerythrin domain-containing protein, whose protein sequence is MVSTLDDTKRLSIATKLADMRALQNLLINNEQQFIENCTDDDIRHRLQNMLEDDRKNLGVLDTAIVQYGVKGESTTSTQKMIEQIQERMASSDLSLFEKVQEHELLKHRQTMAGLLIHKAAQVVGADIEAAIAPLNTVNFENRAHQEQLKGILEIFGVRELTGLEAKQGLWARVQDAVAALTGVVGSVVTRTDSEMSIRELLLMDHSKADILFMEILNASDPQKIQEYFGQLYKDIKVHGTAEEQVLYPAIRPYYEHTQEIFEQTDEVMEMLDEIKPVDPASSEFKAKIKQLRTAVRTHINQEENDIFPKLRDNFSHDQLLQMATEFKTAKSKLQSSIADSELAKH, encoded by the coding sequence ATGGTATCAACTCTTGATGACACCAAGCGCCTTTCAATTGCAACAAAATTAGCAGATATGAGAGCACTACAAAATCTGCTGATTAACAATGAGCAGCAATTTATTGAGAATTGTACTGATGATGATATTCGCCATCGCCTACAAAATATGCTGGAAGACGATCGCAAAAATCTAGGTGTTCTCGATACTGCGATCGTGCAGTACGGTGTTAAGGGTGAGTCTACAACAAGCACCCAGAAAATGATTGAGCAAATTCAGGAACGCATGGCAAGTTCCGATCTGAGTTTGTTTGAGAAAGTACAAGAACATGAATTGCTCAAGCATAGACAAACGATGGCGGGACTGCTGATCCACAAAGCAGCGCAAGTTGTTGGTGCTGATATCGAAGCAGCGATCGCTCCTTTAAATACCGTTAACTTTGAAAACCGCGCGCATCAAGAGCAACTCAAAGGAATTCTAGAAATCTTCGGCGTTCGCGAACTAACGGGGCTTGAGGCAAAGCAGGGACTGTGGGCGCGCGTTCAAGATGCTGTTGCAGCTTTAACAGGTGTGGTGGGTAGTGTAGTCACACGCACTGATAGCGAGATGAGCATTCGGGAACTTCTGCTGATGGATCATTCTAAAGCCGATATCCTGTTTATGGAAATTTTAAATGCTAGCGATCCGCAAAAAATCCAAGAGTATTTTGGGCAACTCTACAAAGACATAAAAGTTCATGGCACAGCCGAAGAACAAGTTCTTTACCCAGCAATTCGTCCGTATTATGAACACACACAGGAGATATTCGAGCAGACCGACGAAGTGATGGAGATGTTAGACGAAATTAAGCCTGTAGATCCTGCCTCATCTGAGTTTAAAGCAAAAATTAAGCAGTTAAGAACTGCGGTGCGAACTCATATTAATCAAGAAGAAAACGATATATTCCCCAAACTTCGTGACAATTTTAGCCATGACCAACTTCTTCAAATGGCAACTGAGTTTAAAACGGCTAAAAGCAAACTGCAATCTTCAATTGCTGATTCAGAATTAGCTAAACATTAA
- a CDS encoding isoaspartyl peptidase/L-asparaginase family protein: protein MTLAIIVHGGAKTITEDKVEANHAGCLAAVEAGWTVLRSGGSAGEAVEAAIRVLEADPTFNAGLGATLNTEGEVELDAAIMEGAKLGWGAVAAVQGVRHPISVARMIMDEKPRLLVAQSAKRFAADNGAEMCAKEDLIADEPFQEWKEEQQVVDRPNTVGCVALDANGILVAGTSTGGTTNQQPGRVGDTALVGAGLYADNQLGACSTTGDGESIIPVVLAKMAIDLLAGDTHPNEAAQKAIDTLASKVTGEAGCILLDRQGRVGWAYNSQDMAVGYMTAELDKPAVSTNKEGRKLEKAL, encoded by the coding sequence ATGACACTAGCCATCATTGTTCATGGCGGAGCAAAAACCATCACAGAGGACAAGGTTGAAGCCAACCATGCTGGCTGCTTGGCAGCAGTAGAGGCAGGGTGGACAGTGCTTCGGAGCGGGGGCAGTGCGGGAGAAGCTGTTGAGGCAGCCATTCGCGTTCTTGAAGCTGACCCGACGTTTAATGCAGGTCTTGGTGCGACTCTCAACACTGAGGGTGAGGTGGAGCTAGATGCAGCGATCATGGAGGGTGCTAAATTAGGTTGGGGAGCGGTAGCAGCGGTTCAGGGCGTGCGTCATCCCATCTCGGTGGCACGGATGATTATGGATGAAAAACCTCGGCTGCTAGTAGCGCAGAGTGCAAAACGCTTTGCCGCAGACAACGGAGCCGAGATGTGTGCCAAAGAAGACTTAATAGCTGATGAGCCGTTTCAGGAGTGGAAGGAGGAGCAGCAAGTTGTGGATCGCCCCAACACTGTTGGCTGTGTGGCTCTGGATGCTAATGGCATCTTAGTAGCTGGAACCTCAACTGGGGGTACCACGAATCAGCAACCTGGTCGTGTCGGCGACACAGCATTAGTTGGCGCTGGCTTGTATGCTGACAATCAACTCGGTGCTTGCTCAACAACAGGGGATGGCGAGTCAATTATCCCTGTGGTTCTGGCTAAAATGGCGATTGATTTGCTGGCTGGAGACACGCATCCAAACGAGGCAGCGCAGAAAGCGATTGACACTCTGGCATCTAAGGTGACAGGAGAGGCTGGCTGCATCCTCCTAGACCGTCAAGGACGGGTTGGTTGGGCGTATAACTCGCAGGATATGGCAGTTGGTTATATGACAGCAGAACTGGATAAACCGGCTGTGTCTACCAACAAAGAAGGCAGGAAGTTGGAGAAGGCTTTATAG
- a CDS encoding alpha/beta hydrolase, whose product MDSKQADSSASEGQLLSRPKSPTTTAVPGLYPLGLDKQRDGFVYVPKTYQADRPAPLVLMLHGAGGDAEGALKILRHLADPFEMILLAVDSRRQTWDIIRGDYGADIAFIDRALAQTFTRYAIDPKRVAIAGFSDGASYALSVGITNGNLFTHVIAFSPGFMAPARQEGKPQMFISHGKWDTVLPIERCSRRIVPQLQRAGYDLLYREFNGIHTVPSAIAQQAVEWLTTVASPKGN is encoded by the coding sequence ATGGATTCAAAGCAGGCTGATTCGTCTGCCAGTGAAGGACAGTTGTTGTCCCGCCCAAAAAGCCCCACAACAACCGCAGTTCCTGGATTATACCCGCTAGGACTGGATAAACAGCGGGATGGTTTCGTCTATGTGCCTAAAACCTATCAGGCAGACCGCCCCGCACCACTGGTGTTAATGTTGCATGGAGCAGGTGGCGATGCCGAAGGTGCGCTGAAAATCCTCCGCCATCTGGCAGATCCCTTCGAGATGATTTTGTTGGCAGTAGACTCACGCCGACAAACCTGGGACATCATTCGGGGTGACTACGGTGCTGACATTGCCTTTATTGATCGGGCGCTGGCACAAACCTTCACTCGTTACGCTATCGATCCAAAGCGAGTGGCGATCGCAGGTTTCTCTGATGGTGCTTCCTACGCCCTTTCAGTTGGCATTACTAATGGCAATTTGTTTACACACGTCATTGCCTTTTCACCAGGCTTCATGGCTCCTGCCAGACAGGAGGGGAAACCGCAGATGTTCATTTCTCACGGTAAGTGGGACACAGTTTTGCCAATTGAGCGGTGCAGTCGCCGGATTGTGCCACAGTTGCAACGGGCAGGGTATGACTTACTGTACCGAGAGTTCAACGGCATCCACACGGTTCCAAGTGCGATCGCTCAGCAAGCCGTGGAGTGGCTTACGACGGTAGCTTCCCCGAAAGGGAATTGA
- a CDS encoding SGNH/GDSL hydrolase family protein, with the protein MQAKNFLLAGLALLVFVMVGLTTSIQNTHPITQLYVFGDSLSDTGTVFRATGGMYPPNPPYFQGRYSNGRVWVEYLGNRLDLSPNQVNNFAYGGATTGSDRNSLVPGLLAQMQSFIQTHEKTHSNALYVVWAGANDYLQGVSSAALPIENITKAIASLADVGAKNILVANLPDLGQLPATRTTANSASLSALTQAHNQGLRRALKVSQQHSDLQIATLDTNTLYRQAIANPATFGFTNVVNPCLAGSSTCGSPDQFLFWDGIHPTTSAHRILGETAFAAIQDAGMVNSLSGKLPS; encoded by the coding sequence ATGCAGGCAAAGAACTTTCTATTAGCAGGACTTGCGCTCCTGGTTTTCGTCATGGTTGGACTGACAACATCTATTCAGAACACTCATCCCATCACACAACTGTATGTATTTGGCGACAGTCTTTCGGACACAGGTACGGTGTTCCGAGCAACGGGAGGGATGTATCCACCTAATCCACCCTACTTTCAGGGGCGTTATTCAAATGGTCGGGTTTGGGTTGAGTATCTTGGTAATCGCCTGGATCTCTCCCCGAATCAAGTCAACAATTTTGCTTACGGAGGAGCTACTACTGGCAGCGATCGCAACAGCCTTGTACCAGGATTGTTGGCACAGATGCAGTCGTTTATCCAGACACATGAAAAGACTCATTCAAATGCACTTTATGTGGTATGGGCAGGGGCGAATGATTATTTGCAGGGGGTAAGCAGTGCAGCTTTACCTATCGAAAATATTACCAAGGCGATCGCTTCTTTGGCTGATGTCGGTGCTAAAAATATTCTGGTAGCAAATTTACCAGATTTAGGACAATTACCAGCTACGCGAACCACTGCAAATTCTGCCAGCCTCAGTGCATTAACACAAGCACATAATCAAGGCTTGAGGCGAGCGCTTAAGGTATCTCAGCAACATTCTGACCTTCAGATTGCTACTCTCGATACCAATACACTTTATCGACAAGCGATCGCCAATCCGGCTACTTTTGGCTTTACCAATGTTGTCAATCCGTGTTTGGCTGGCTCAAGCACCTGTGGCAGTCCAGACCAGTTTTTGTTCTGGGACGGTATTCATCCGACAACAAGCGCTCACCGCATTCTCGGGGAAACTGCTTTTGCGGCAATTCAAGACGCAGGGATGGTCAATTCCCTTTCGGGGAAGCTACCGTCGTAA
- a CDS encoding carbamoylphosphate synthase large subunit produces MNSTSDFHYFHGSSFSDLFTQDVTEDGHYAFILNYPATASWAAYPNRKKYYIQDGSSEATKTSFDKICQKEPWKNLAVLGDVIPGIVIIPPQNMLVDYWREHFGFSYTRLEMMDCSTYLDDLSQSDRFDKLITLFPFDHLKREKHAVEPDTHYRLLDKVTLAEFGVQCPKYESYNLHAVSLEDIQLPQFPYLIKTSHGLSGEGTYIITSPSDLNYCFKELRKYLDIKLLDTIIVSEFIKNTVQNYCVQFYINKAGTITLIGTTTQLVTPEGNYLGGLIHYRDDMSKFFEMIATIGQYAHQQGYFGFIGFDVLEDRDGQLYAIDANFRVNGSTPLCLQRHTLLGLGKEVAKYSSDYRMDGTLESILISLKPELERKDFMILSALEKVKYGKIYTEIYGIVTAETIDQMQHIEQNLQNKGLQGLG; encoded by the coding sequence ATGAACTCAACATCTGACTTCCATTATTTTCATGGGAGTTCTTTTTCTGATCTGTTTACTCAAGACGTCACAGAAGATGGACATTATGCGTTTATTCTAAATTACCCTGCGACTGCCAGTTGGGCTGCTTACCCCAATAGGAAGAAATACTATATTCAAGACGGTAGTAGTGAAGCCACCAAAACCTCCTTCGACAAGATTTGCCAGAAGGAACCTTGGAAGAATTTAGCTGTGTTAGGTGACGTCATTCCAGGAATTGTCATCATTCCGCCACAAAACATGCTGGTTGACTACTGGCGGGAGCATTTTGGCTTCAGCTACACCCGTCTGGAGATGATGGATTGCTCAACTTATTTAGATGATCTCAGCCAGAGCGATCGCTTTGACAAACTCATCACTCTATTTCCCTTCGATCATCTCAAAAGAGAAAAACACGCCGTTGAACCGGACACCCATTACCGCTTGCTCGATAAAGTGACGCTAGCTGAGTTTGGGGTGCAATGTCCTAAATACGAGAGTTACAATCTACACGCTGTCAGTCTCGAAGACATTCAGCTACCACAATTTCCCTACTTGATCAAAACGTCCCATGGACTCTCAGGAGAAGGTACTTATATTATCACAAGCCCCAGCGATCTGAACTACTGCTTTAAAGAACTGAGAAAATATCTTGATATTAAGTTGCTCGATACGATTATTGTCTCCGAGTTTATCAAGAATACGGTGCAGAACTACTGCGTACAGTTCTATATCAACAAGGCGGGAACTATAACGCTCATTGGCACCACGACTCAACTTGTCACCCCAGAGGGCAACTATTTAGGGGGACTAATTCACTACCGTGACGACATGAGCAAATTTTTCGAGATGATTGCCACCATTGGGCAGTATGCTCACCAGCAGGGGTATTTCGGCTTTATTGGCTTCGACGTGCTGGAAGATCGAGATGGACAGCTTTATGCGATCGATGCTAATTTCCGAGTCAATGGCTCGACTCCACTGTGCTTGCAGCGCCATACCTTATTAGGGCTAGGAAAGGAGGTTGCTAAATATTCTAGTGACTACCGCATGGATGGAACATTGGAATCGATTCTCATTAGCCTAAAACCAGAACTAGAGCGCAAAGACTTTATGATCCTGTCGGCTCTAGAGAAAGTCAAATATGGAAAAATCTACACCGAAATTTACGGGATTGTTACCGCAGAGACGATCGACCAAATGCAGCACATCGAGCAGAACTTACAAAATAAGGGATTGCAAGGGCTTGGCTAA
- the crtW gene encoding beta-carotene ketolase CrtW — MNICNCSLFYGVKFEQITTRQDNIYGLVIALFIIGLWAASLILLLCLDITKFPTWLIAIAIAWQTFLYTGLFITAHDAMHGSVFRQNKKINNFIGSLAALLYAFFSYRQLLKKHWLHHHHPASELDPDHHDGNSSNPIFWYFHFMKEYWSWKKFIGMAIAFNLAKYTLPISETNLILFWVVPPILSSVQMFYFGTFLPHREPEEGYVRPHCAQTIALPIFWSFISCYHFGYHQEHHEFPHVPWWQLPAVYKQKAWRSLQLIDEPVAAIVVTQKS; from the coding sequence TTGAATATCTGCAATTGCTCGCTCTTTTACGGTGTAAAGTTTGAGCAAATTACCACTAGACAAGATAATATTTATGGACTTGTAATTGCTTTATTCATTATTGGTCTTTGGGCAGCTAGTTTGATTTTGCTGCTTTGTCTTGATATTACCAAATTTCCAACCTGGTTGATAGCGATCGCAATAGCTTGGCAAACGTTCCTTTATACCGGACTATTTATTACTGCCCATGATGCTATGCATGGATCGGTTTTCCGGCAAAACAAAAAAATAAATAATTTTATCGGTTCGTTAGCTGCATTGCTTTATGCCTTTTTTTCCTATCGACAGCTTCTGAAAAAACATTGGTTACATCATCATCATCCTGCTAGCGAACTTGACCCCGATCATCATGATGGCAACAGCAGCAATCCGATCTTTTGGTATTTCCACTTTATGAAGGAATACTGGAGTTGGAAAAAATTCATAGGAATGGCTATCGCATTTAATCTAGCTAAATACACTTTGCCAATTTCTGAAACAAATCTCATTTTATTTTGGGTTGTTCCTCCAATTCTCAGTTCGGTTCAAATGTTTTATTTTGGTACGTTTTTACCCCATCGAGAACCCGAAGAAGGCTACGTTCGTCCCCATTGCGCTCAAACGATTGCATTGCCAATTTTTTGGTCATTCATCAGTTGCTACCACTTTGGCTACCATCAAGAACATCATGAGTTTCCCCACGTACCTTGGTGGCAACTTCCAGCCGTTTACAAGCAGAAAGCATGGCGATCGCTACAACTGATAGATGAACCTGTTGCAGCCATTGTGGTAACACAAAAGTCATAA